TCAACACagagtctctctcttctctctccccccacccccgcccgcccccaaccccgccgCCATTCCAGGCCCGAACCTTTCGGGTCGAGCCGATTTGGTCGGGCCAcgagccccgcccccgccttccGAGCCCGAGTCTCCCGCGCGCGGCTCCGCCGTCCCCCCGCTCCGCGGCCCGGCCtcgctccccttcctctcccgcccGCGCAGgccccgaggcggcggcggcgtgcGGGCCCGCGGGCTCCCCACGGCCCAAGGGAGACCAGGCCTCCCCCGCGGCCTAGTCCCGCCGCCCGCTCTCGTCAGGCACCCGGCCTCACCTGCAGACGGGCGGGCGGGCAAGCCCGGGGCTCCTTCCTCaggtgagggagggcgggggaggggcgggggggcgcgggggctcaGGCGGGGCGCTAACGGCTCCGCGCGGGTGCGGTAGgagcggcggcgacggcggcggtaACGGCGgcagctccagctcctcctcaaCGCGCACAACCCCCGCTCCTCTCCTGTGGCTCCcagccccgcctctccctcccccgaccctaaCCCAAACGCCCATTGGTCCCCCGCCTGCTCTGGCGCCTTTCTGACTTGAGAAAAGGCTGTTCCTCGAGCCGAGGAGGTGGGACTTCCGCTCGTGTGCCTTCAGCAGGCTCGTGGAAGTCGGGGACCGGCCCCGCTCGGGAGGCGTGGGCCACGAATAATAATGACGAGGAGGGCGAGGGTTGCCTCGCAGACGTTGCGTTGGGACCGAGCCttatgctaagcgctagggtcgacGCAGTCAAGCGGATGGGGGACGGGCCCTGGGCCGCGCGGCCGAGACGCACAGGCCAAGAAATGGGGCGGAGAGCAGCGAAAGCGGCCTGGcctggctgggggaggagaggggagagactgaggcgGCGGCCGGTAAGTGGCCGAGGGGCTCCGGGAGCCTGGTCCCCGCCTTCCCGGCGTCAGGCCGAGGATCAGGAAGATTCGGAAAAGgttagggggagaaagacagaagtcCAAGGAGAcctggagaagccgcgtggcccggtggaaagaaccccggtTTGGGAGTCCGGCAAACCTGAGTTCTCGTCCCAGTTCTCCCCCTTGGCGGCCCCGaaaccttggactagtcacttagcttttctgggcctcggtttccacatctgtaaaatggggattcaattcctagcctccctttcccttaggctacgagccctgtgtgggacaggggccgaccTGATtgtccatccaaattactaccaagCCGATCCAGAcccttctatcccaccttgactcctgcatcagcctccttgctgaccttcctgcgtcctctctccctccactccggtccatacttcactttgctgcccagatcattttttgtggagaaaaagttcagtccatgttttccccactcctcaagaacctccagtggttgcccatccacttctgcaacaaacagaaactacttacccaCAGCTTTGAAGTACTCGATCAACTTGCCCCAacttattttacctcactgatctcctacctcagcccagcttgcacactttgctcctctagtgccagcttgctaactgtgccttaatctcatccatctcaccaaccccttgcccacatcctccctttgacctggaactcccttcccctccgtatacaccagaccactctcaccttcaaagctttattaaaatcacatctctcccacgAGGCCTttctcaactaagccctccttttccctactccattccccttctgtgtcccctgtgCAGGCAGATCTGCAGCCTTTGAGCAcgtgatagtcaccccactctcagccctacagcaaaGTACAAATTTgttttgtctggctcccccctcgactgtaagctctgtctactattgtactatactctcatgagcgctcagtacggtgttcagcCCTTAGTAAGCCctcgaataccattgattatcctgtgtctactccCCTGttcggcacatagaaaacaccatACCACACTTActgttataattactattaccaccTAGGGACTGGGCCCTTTTGGTGGGCTGTGGAGTTTGAGATGGGGGCAAGCATCCCAGCATCCCTCCTGCTTAATAGGttggtctttttttgttgtttttaatggtatttgttaagcatttaactccgtgccagccaccgtacaaagccctggggtagatacaagctaatcaggttggacacagtccatgtccctcatgggactcacagtcttaatccccaattttacagatgaggtaacaggcacagagaagtcaagtgacttgcccaagatcacatagcagatcagtggcagagtcaggttctctggttctctgactctcaggcccatgttctatccactaggccacgttatttTCTTTTGAAGACTACAGTGATGCTGGTGAGATGGCACCCACTGGTATGAGGCTCACAGAGAGGCTCTCTTGATCCCTGAGGCCATGAAAATAGTCTTGCCCCTTTTTGGGCTCCCTGGCATTTCAGATGAGCACTGCTCAGACACCAGTGGTTAGAGGGAAAAGGTGTGCCCTACTCCACGAGTGTTTGTAGTGGcaatggtttcattcattcaatcacatttaccgaGCGCTACGCCGAGCCAACCACACACTGTCACCTGGTCGTCAGTTAGGCCTAGAGCTGGCACACCATTGCACGATGGCAGTCTGTGATCACAGAGCAGAATATCTGAAACCTCACCGGCAGCAGACACCACTGGCTCCTCACTCGTTTCATGAACCACTTCTGTGTAGAATATTCAGGATGGCTTAATAATGCATAATATGAGAGTAtgtattgtggtatttactaagcactcagggcCTGAGGGGAGTATCTTCCACTGCCTTGCAAAAATCAAGAAAGCAGCAATGAGATAGATATTTGATTGGTATCCTCTATCCGACAAGATAGACTGGCTCATCAGAGCAGGGTCTATTTAGTTAACGGTGATTGTTCCAGGGGGCAGTGCAGCATCACCATAGAGTCACTTCTACTCCTGGCCAGACTTGGAAGGCCTGTTTCCAGCAATTGTCAGACTGCAGAGCCACCCCCACACCGCCACTGCTCCAATGAGGAAAAGATCTCTCCAGAATAGGGTGCATCCAGAACCCATCTCCCTGAGCAGTACCCTCCCCGCACCCAATCAGGGCATATTGTGGATCTGTTCCCTtaaagcgcttgatattcaccccaccatcagcccctcagcacttttttaaaatgtattcaatttacttttatgtctgtctccccacccctagaccgtaagctccttatgggcagggaatgtgtctaccaactctgttgctgtgtactcgcccaagcacttagtccagtgctctgcacacagtaagcattcattggataccactgattgagtgattgatttactgTGGCCTCTCTCAGCTCTgcacctgcccttccctctcagGAAAGCCTTCTCAGGAATTCTCTGACTCCCTAAGTAGGCAGGAGCTCAGCTGCAGCTGGGGATCAGGCCATACCCTTTTCTGGTGGACATGGGCCGGACCAGGTGTTCCCAGAGAGCATGAGAGACCAATCCCTTCTTTTGATGTTTAGGCTGCTGGTGGAGGCTTCTAGTACAGGAGCCAAGGTCTACCTTAGGTCTGGTCAGGGTCACACTCTCTGCCAGGAGCTGGGCAGATCGGGCAGccctggaaagagaaaaagaaaaaaaaaccccacacacccAGAACTAAACACGATTTGCTTTTATTTCTATCGGGCAGTGTCTGCTCCCAGATGTCAGGCCAACCATTTCTCAGTGTGGGACACTGGGACCTGAAAAGGGAAGTTCCAGTCACCTTCTTCAGCCTCAACCACAAACCTTGGTCCCACAGGAGGAGTAAAGAAAGGTAGGAACTGGAAGAGtgaggccacgagaagcagcagtggCCATTTAGGGAGACCCAAATCCAGAGGAAGCCTATGTTCTAATATGCAGCCTGGATGGGGCTGCTGCCACCATCCTACTTCAAACCGAGGAGGATTAGACATGCTaaatataaacattattattgagtttCAGTGCAATGagagtatgtgttaagcacttctcgctgggagactgcagaaaagcaggaggtgggaaagtctgctctttaaaaaacaaatttcATGAGTTTCAGGTTGTGGGCACTCAACAGCAGTCAGAGTAAGGGAGAGGTTTTTTCCCCACCCCAAAGACTACTTCTGTGAAAGCACAAACTTCCTTAACAGCCTGCCTGCCATGTGTCAAAGTCTCCTTCCCTTCATCCCGGATCCAGCCCCATTCTTAGGCCTGCCAGGCCCCAGGTCCATTGATGCTGCCTGGGGGCCGGTTCTGGTGACAGACATCCTTTCCAAGGACCAGAACTGGCAACCCATCCTCTGGCACCTCCATGCAAGACCCATGGTTCTGGATTAGATGCAAGCCCCACCAAAGAGGTCCCTTCCATTGCTCGTCCCCAATCACATGCTAGCAacagtgtgtgtgtatgggggtgggCGGTCCGTCCCTGTTTCTCCAGATGCTAGGACAGAAAGCTAGGAAAACTTGGCTGACTCCAGGATATGGTAGTCTGGAAGCGGCTGCTGCTTCATGAGAATCCCATTGGCAATGGCAGCAAGGAGCTAGGAAACAAAGACAGAGGCATTACCTAAgcatgaaaggaagaaaagaaaaaaggaattacTGGGTGGTAGACTGTCTAACCCAGTCTGGTTTGTGCTCTGAAAAGTGTGTCTTGGCCAAGGGTTACAACACTGTGGCCCAGCGATGGCTgtacatacataaatacacacacacacacacgcacgcagtgaagaggaagatgaggacagtgtctgaagggagggaaggagacccaTGAACAAGGCAGGGGGAAAAAGAGTTGGCTATCAAGTACCATTAGGTCCTGCCATGGGCAGTGTGGGAATGAACCAGGCAGATCCACAGagtctccctgccctctctgtgCACCCCCCCACCAAATAAAGCAGAAGATCCCACCATTACTGTCATCTTAGAAGGGTGTTTAAGGGCTCCTTTTACCCTGTCACATGCATGATCACCAGGACATTTGAAGCAGCCAAGTAGAAGCAGCAAACCAGGATAGTCTTTACTATCAgcccgtggctcagtgaaaagagtacaggctttggagtcagaggtcatgggttcgaatcccggctccgccacttgtcagctgtgtggttctgggcaagtcacaacttctctgtgcctcagttacctcatctgtaaaatggggattaagaccatgagccccacgtgggacaacctgatcaccttgtatccccccagtgcttagaacagtgctttgcagatagtaagcacttaaatactatcattattattattaccaagggaGCTGAAGCTGGTGCTCTCGGTGCATGCAGATATGTgcgcgtgcacgcacacacacacacacacacacacacatacatatattccctcccttcccccaacctgacACTTCCTTCCCCaatccactcactagccacagaAACAGAAACACCAGCAGCAACTTGGTACTGGGTTTTCTAAACCCTAGGCCTCCCCTTCTGTGCCCCacgcccttccttttcctttaagGAGCCTCCTTCAGGCCTGTTGCTATCCCCGCCCCTGGGAACATCTTGTACAGGACTCACCTGCAGGCAACCCACTACCATGCAGCACCAGAACACAAAGCTGAGGGTAAACTCCAGTCGCTGCTCCAGCTTGGTCCGACAGCCCTAACGAGAAGATGAACAAGTTCATTTGTGAACTCAGGTTCCTCTATCTTTTCAAGATCAGCCCGGGGCCTTTTCCCTCCAGGTCCCATCATCAGACCCTAGGttcctccttttctccagttCTGGAGGACAGTGCTAATGACACCTCCATTATTTATCTCTCTACCACCTCAGATAGCTGTTCAACCTCAATATGGCATCTGGCCTTTCCCACAGAAGCCAGTAAACCAGCTAGAACTGCTCAGGGGCAATGCCAACAGCCTCATTCTTCCAGCAAAAGCTGGAGGATACCAGTCCCTGATTTGATGTGAAACCAACAGACGGAGACCCATCCCCCTCCATTTAAAGCACAAGCGACAGCAAACCCCAGAAACAGCCATTTGAGCAGACCCCCGGCTTGAAACAGCAGGACAGCTGCTGCTGTCAGTCTCCCTGGGCTGCTGCTTTTCATGCAGTCAGGGCTTGGCTCTGCCCATGACTTGCAGTCACCTTTCTTCCCTTTTTGCATGTTGAAGATCTGCGTGGTTTCATCCAGGTGGTAAGGGGGCACTGGCGCCAGGGAATTGGGACTGAAGAAACACAGCCATTAGCTTCATCCCCACAGCTTTTAGGGCCAGGCAGAGAGGGGCGCCAAGATGTCagctccactttcattcattcaatagtatttattgagcacttactctgtgcagagcagtgtactaagcgcttggatagagacagtccctgccctttgacgggcttacagtctaattgggggagattacACTTGATACTCCTTGTTGGCTGACTGCCGCCTGGAATGCAGGTggggtctctctcctcctcactgggTTCCAGGGTCAAGCCAGAGGCGCCCTCCTCGCCCCAACCCGCCCAGGTAAGCCTGGGGGACGTGCTTTGGATGAGGCAGGCGTCAGGGCTCGGCGAAACCTACGGGATCAGCCCGCACAGTCCTCATGTCCCTTTTCAGCCTAGAGCCTCCATCTGCCGCTGCTGCCACCCTTGCCCAAATAACGTCAGCTGTGGCTCTGCTGGTACACCCTGAGCTGGCGCTGCTGCCACTTTGGCTGGTGAGAGCAGCTATGGAAGTGAGACAGAGGTGGTGACATGGCAGCAGAGGGCAAgtactctcttcctttcttccctctccgtccctctttccctttcctcctctcccctggttGGCCCCCGTGTCAAAATGTGAAGTAGGCTCATCTTGGGTCCATCCTCCTTTTTTAGTGGTGAAGTGTGTTAGTGTTTGGGAGCAAGAACTTGTTTTCTACATATTACCGAGCAGACCGGGCACCAGGATGGTGCCAGGCAGGGCCTGGCATTCTGGGCTGTGTAAATACACAGGGGCTGAGCGTCGGGAACATCCAGTGACTAAAACAATCCCCCAAGCGCGACAACATCAACAGTGAGCAGAATTTCATTGCCGTTACCTCCCGCTCCTCACCCTACAGTGGGGTTTTCCCTGACACTAGGGAAACGGAACAAGCTGGACTGCCAGAGTCCAAAGCATCATCTCGGCCCAATTCCCGCTTCTAGATGGCACCCCCCCCCCAGTCCAGTTTGGCGAGAGGCCCAGATGTGCGGGTGCAGTCACTGCCACGAGGGACCCATGCTACATGGACTGAGGGATGGGGCTGAGCTAAAAGACCAACAATCCAAGCTGcggctctcatctcctcttcgCCCTCTCCCTCCGCATCACCTACGCAcattggatctgtatcctttaagcacctgagagtcacctcaccctttccccctacccccagcacttaagtacatatctgtaatttattttaatgtctgtctccccgtctaggccataagctccttgggggcagggaacacatctaccaattctgttgaattgttctcttccaagctcttagtatagtggtctgcacactgtaagcactcaaaaaagacCAAGGATTGATCCATTCcacctttcctactacaacctatcaTCTTCACTTtgctcaacctactcactgtacttcaatctcatctatcatgcaagcactcaacaaatatgattgattgggaggagccaggctccctctttctttctactgGCCCAGGGGCAAGGCTTAAGACAAGGAAGACACACCATCTGTCCTAGGTCTCATTGCATTTAAGCAACTCATTTGCAGGGGGTTAACAATACTAGGTCCCTGTCTGCTTCACCCTGCCCCACTACACCAATGTGGATTTCTTCTCCTTGACCATCCCCTCATTTCTttggggagtggcagaagagagtCCAATCTCCTCTCCATAGCATGACTGCCAGAGGTCCAGGCAGATTGCCTTAattttcacaccaccctcagctatTCAGTGAGGCAGCTTGGGaaagcctcctcctctccccctcctccccgccccagggaAACTACAGAGCTGGCACCCTCCCAAGGGTGGCCAGCAGTCCCACCTCTTGGGCTCCAGCTAGCCTAGATGCTGGAATCTCTAGCAGAGATGAGCAAAACCTCTGCAGAGGTGGACGTGgctcctacacttgtctgctgggtgatcttgggcaagtcacttctctgggccttagttccctcatctacaaaatgcggattaagactgtaaaccccatgcggaacagggactgtatccaactttattttttatctacctgagtgcttagtacagtgcctggaacatagtaagtgcttaaataccatttaaaaaaaaagttcgcCCCTGGGGGCTTCCGTTAAGTCATCAATCACCTCCTGGTACAGCAGGTCTGGCCGAGCCGGGTCTCCTGTGCAATTGGCAGAGCTCTTCTTGCAACAGCTTTCAGGGAGCCAGAGGTGGCTAGCCTGGCTTGGGCTGAGATCGATGACCCAGTCTGTGTAATTGTGGAGCCCACAGCACTCCAGCTAAGACAGGAGAGAGGAACGTCAGAAGAGCTCAAATCCTGCTCATCCAACAGCGATTTGGGAAAAGTCTAAGCAGGCATGAGCTGGACATACACAGACAAGCGGAGATAGGGAAAGTGGCCACGCTTTTCTTGGGGGGAACGAGAAGGCAGTGGCCTGAGGAGagcggggtgggggctgggggctcacCTGTTCTTGGAGTTCATCCACAGGGCTACTGTGGGGGTTGGAAGAATTCCTGATGTACCAATGGAAAAGCTGATCCATGGCCTTTAACTCCAAGCCTCTCTGGCAGGAAGAAAAAGGAACATTCACACATTCAAACTcacacccttttttcacccaactcagtcactcaatggcattgaatgagtgcttattgtgtacagggctctgtactaaatactcaggagaatacactatagcagagttggtagacatgatcgctgcctaCCTGTGACcaagggaggcagcgtggtctaatggaaagagcccgggcctgggagtcagaagatctgtattctaaacccggctctgccacttgcctgttgtgtgtgaccttggacaagccctccccagctccctttgtgacttccctgtgcctcagtttcctcatctgtaaaatagggattaagactgtgatccccatgtgggacagggactgtgtccaactggatccaccccagcgcttagtacagtgcctggcacatagtaagcacttaacaaatgccacaattattactattattattattaataaaatagggatgaatgccagttctcccttctatttagactgtgagccccatgtgggtcagggactgtgtctgacctgattaacttgaatttaccccagcgcttagaacagtgcttaacaaataccataaaagaaaggagcttacagtatgggACTCGCATCCTCTatgcccctttccttcttcctcctcttctgtaccttattttcatgtttgcctccttgctagactggaagttcctcgaGAACgagatgtgtctgctaactctcctgtctcctttcaaaTCACTCAGTACTctactgtgcacacagcaggcatctaaTAAGTCAGGCCTGACTGGGGTtctcatcatgagaagcagcatggcctggtggaaagatctcaggcctggggatcaggatctgggttataatcccagctctgccacttatccaccgcgtgaccttggtcaagtcacttcgcttctctgtgcctcagttaccttctctgtaaaatggggattaaatcctcctctctctgatttagaccaggagccccatgtgggacagggacagtgtccaatctgataaacttgtacctacctcagtgcttagagtggtgcttgatacccagtaaatgcttaacaaataccatacaaaataaaaatagaaaaaaatcatcGAGTTCTCCTTTCCTTGAAGGCACAGCTTCAGTTTATAGGAACAGTTTTAGCTTCAGTGGTGAAAAGTGAAACCTACCAACAGCCTCCACTCCAACAGTCactcccccaaaagggaagctgAACAGCTGGAATGTTGGCCTAGCCCCAATCCCACCTCCTGGGGCCAGATCAACTCCCACCAGGGACCGAAAGGGTGGGGGATGGTGACAGATATTGTAGagtatcccaagcacttactgcagtg
This genomic stretch from Ornithorhynchus anatinus isolate Pmale09 chromosome X1, mOrnAna1.pri.v4, whole genome shotgun sequence harbors:
- the LOC114806360 gene encoding tetraspanin-3-like isoform X1, whose amino-acid sequence is MGSVVAASSARVLLGLLSLLLWGAAIAMALGGAFVIITYKHYKHFFQDDYLALPGWLAMAAAFLLLPAGGLGLSTPNRSARWRQGTFMYATVVLICLEASSAILAQAYSLKRGLELKAMDQLFHWYIRNSSNPHSSPVDELQEQLECCGLHNYTDWVIDLSPSQASHLWLPESCCKKSSANCTGDPARPDLLYQEGCRTKLEQRLEFTLSFVFWCCMVVGCLQLLAAIANGILMKQQPLPDYHILESAKFS
- the LOC114806360 gene encoding tetraspanin-3-like isoform X2, which encodes MGSVVAASSARVLLGLLSLLLWGAAIAMALGGAFVIITYKHYKHFFQDDYLALPGWLAMAAAFLLLPAGGLGLSTPNRSARWRQGTFMYATVVLICLEASSAILAQAYSLKRGLELKAMDQLFHWYIRNSSNPHSSPVDELQEQLECCGLHNYTDWVIDLSPSQASHLWLPESCCKKSSANCTGDPARPDLLYQEGCRTKLEQRLEFTLSFVFWCCMVVGCLQMR